The following are from one region of the Streptomyces decoyicus genome:
- a CDS encoding LOG family protein, with amino-acid sequence MASPEGAPVPEEQRLGPVLRRQDQVRTGTTDQRLLDSEGPSEWVHTDPWRVMRIQSEFVEGFGALAELGPAVSVFGSARTARDSKEYDAAVRIGRALVEAGFAVITGGGPGAMEAANKGANEAGGTSVGLGIELPFEQGMNAYVNLGVDFRYFFVRKTCFVKYARGFVVLPGGLGTLDELFEALTLVQTRKVTRFPIVLFGTAYWSGLVDWLRDTLIAEGKASMHDLELFHLSDDVDEAIALVTKEVGI; translated from the coding sequence ATGGCCAGTCCCGAGGGAGCACCGGTCCCCGAGGAGCAGCGGCTGGGTCCCGTACTGCGCCGCCAGGACCAGGTGCGTACCGGCACCACGGACCAGCGCCTGCTGGACTCCGAAGGCCCCTCCGAGTGGGTGCACACCGATCCCTGGCGCGTGATGCGCATCCAGTCGGAGTTCGTCGAGGGCTTCGGCGCGCTGGCCGAGCTCGGCCCGGCCGTCAGCGTCTTCGGCTCGGCCCGTACGGCGCGCGACTCCAAGGAGTACGACGCCGCCGTACGGATCGGACGGGCCCTGGTCGAGGCCGGGTTCGCGGTGATCACCGGCGGCGGCCCCGGCGCCATGGAGGCCGCCAACAAGGGCGCCAACGAAGCCGGGGGCACCTCCGTCGGGCTGGGCATCGAGCTGCCCTTCGAGCAGGGCATGAACGCCTATGTGAACCTCGGGGTCGACTTCCGCTACTTCTTCGTCCGCAAGACGTGTTTTGTGAAGTACGCCCGGGGGTTCGTGGTGCTCCCCGGCGGACTCGGCACCCTCGACGAGCTCTTCGAGGCGCTCACCCTCGTCCAGACCCGTAAGGTCACCCGCTTCCCGATCGTGCTGTTCGGCACGGCCTACTGGAGCGGACTGGTCGACTGGCTGCGCGACACCCTCATCGCCGAGGGGAAGGCGTCGATGCACGATCTGGAGCTCTTCCACCTCAGCGATGACGTGGACGAGGCGATCGCGCTGGTGACCAAGGAGGTCGGGATCTGA
- the folP gene encoding dihydropteroate synthase, with product MLRLGNREFGAHEPVIMAIVNRTPDSFYDQGATFRDEPALARVEQAVADGAAIIDIGGVKAGPGEEVGAEEEARRTVGFVAEVRKRFPDVVISVDTWRHEVGEAVCEAGADLLNDAWGGVDPRLAEVAARYDVGLVCTHAGGAEPRTRPHRVTYDDVMADILRVTLQLAERAVELGVRRDAIMIDPGHDFGKNTRHSLEATRRLGEMTGTAPQALGFARAGDTPLPVLVSLSNKDFVGETLDKPVKERVLGTLATTAVSAWLGAQVYRVHEVAETRQVLDMVASIAGHRPPAVARRGLA from the coding sequence ATGCTGCGGCTGGGGAATCGCGAGTTCGGGGCGCACGAGCCGGTGATCATGGCGATCGTCAACAGGACGCCGGACTCGTTCTACGACCAGGGCGCCACGTTCCGTGACGAACCCGCGCTGGCCCGTGTGGAACAGGCGGTGGCCGACGGTGCCGCGATCATCGACATCGGCGGCGTCAAGGCCGGCCCCGGTGAGGAGGTCGGCGCCGAGGAGGAGGCCCGCCGCACGGTCGGGTTCGTGGCCGAGGTGCGCAAGCGCTTCCCCGATGTGGTGATCAGCGTCGACACCTGGCGGCACGAGGTCGGCGAGGCGGTCTGCGAGGCCGGCGCGGATCTGCTCAACGACGCCTGGGGCGGGGTCGATCCGCGGCTCGCGGAGGTCGCGGCGCGCTACGACGTGGGCCTGGTGTGCACGCACGCGGGCGGCGCCGAACCGCGTACCCGCCCGCACCGGGTGACGTACGACGACGTGATGGCGGACATCCTGCGGGTGACGCTCCAACTGGCCGAGCGGGCCGTGGAGCTCGGCGTCCGGCGGGACGCGATCATGATCGACCCGGGGCACGACTTCGGGAAGAACACCCGGCACAGCCTGGAGGCGACCCGCCGGCTGGGCGAGATGACGGGCACCGCTCCCCAAGCTCTCGGCTTCGCCCGAGCAGGGGATACCCCATTGCCGGTGCTGGTCTCGCTGTCCAACAAGGACTTCGTCGGCGAGACGCTCGACAAGCCGGTCAAGGAGCGGGTGCTCGGCACCCTCGCGACCACGGCCGTCTCGGCCTGGCTGGGCGCGCAGGTCTACCGGGTCCACGAGGTCGCCGAGACCCGTCAGGTGCTGGACATGGTGGCCTCGATCGCCGGCCACCGGCCCCCGGCGGTCGCCCGCCGGGGACTGGCCTGA